In Rosa chinensis cultivar Old Blush chromosome 1, RchiOBHm-V2, whole genome shotgun sequence, a genomic segment contains:
- the LOC112182260 gene encoding protein NUCLEAR FUSION DEFECTIVE 4: MVGQSRKWMILVATTWIQAFTGTNFDFSSYSSELKTVLGISQVQLNYLSVASDMGKALGWCSGVSLMYFPLWAVMFMAAFMGLFGYGLQWFVIQRMITLPYVLVFLLCLLAGCSICWFNTVCYVLCIRHFQANRALALSLTISFNGVSAALYSLIANAINPADDNLYLLLNAVVPLFTSGVALIPLLRQPPSMQPLSREATYRDSRIFLCLNILAVVTGLYLLLLNSLSSKISNARILLVGAIFLLILPLCLPGIAYAREWARRNMPWSFQNDNSSNFNLANPDDLELHKELIAENESGNVVNATSYGMVDKQGCLWCFGKVMEKDRLTVLGEEHSARLLIRRWDFWLYYAAYFCGGTIGLVYSNNLGQICESLGYGTKTSSLVTLYSSCSFFGRLLAASPDFLRDKLYFARTGWLAVALVPTPIAFLLLTLSGSEAMLRAGTGLIGISSGFVFSAAVSVTSELFGPNSAGVNHNILITNIPIGSLLYGLLAALVYDSNEGSSQIRENFLKEATLCMGRSCYRQTFIWWGCISVVGLASSVLLFLRTRAAYNRFERNRCRTESSS; encoded by the exons ATGGTTGGACAATCAAGGAAATGGATGATACTCGTGGCAACAACATGGATTCAGGCATTTACGGGCACGAACTTCGACTTCTCGTCCTACTCCTCCGAATTGAAAACGGTTCTTGGGATATCTCAGGTGCAACTCAACTACCTTTCTGTGGCCTCAGACATGGGCAAGGCATTGGGGTGGTGTTCAGGTGTTTCCCTCATGTATTTTCCTTTGTGGGCTGTCATGTTCATGGCTGCCTTCATGGGTTTGTTTGGTTATGGTCTCCAATGGTTTGTCATTCAAAGAATGATCACCCTGCCCTATGTTCTG GTATTCCTTTTGTGTTTGTTGGCAGGATGTAGCATCTGCTGGTTCAATACAGTCTGCTATGTATTATGTATTCGGCACTTCCAAGCCAACCGGGCACTTGCATTGTCCCTAACAATTAGTTTCAATGGCGTAAGCGCAGCCCTCTACAGCCTCATTGCCAATGCAATAAACCCGGCTGATGACAACCTCTACCTCTTATTGAATGCAGTAGTTCCACTCTTCACATCTGGTGTTGCACTAATCCCTCTGCTTCGTCAACCACCTTCAATGCAGCCACTGTCTCGTGAGGCTACTTATCGAGACTCCAGGATTTTTCTTTGCCTGAACATCCTAGCAGTGGTAACAGGCCTatatctcctcctcctcaacTCACTGTCCTCTAAGATATCAAATGCTCGAATTCTCTTGGTTGGTGCTATTTTTCTCCTGATCTTACCTTTATGTCTGCCTGGCATTGCATATGCTCGGGAGTGGGCTCGTCGAAACATGCCCTGGAGCTTCCAGAATGATAACTCGTCAAACTTCAATCTGGCCAACCCTGATGATCTTGAGCTCCATAAGGAACTCATTGCTGAAAATGAAAGTGGAAATGTGGTGAATGCCACTTCTTATGGGATGGTAGACAAGCAAGGTTGTTTATGGTGTTTTGGGAAGGTGATGGAGAAAGACAGGTTGACAGTGCTAGGGGAGGAACACTCTGCTCGGTTGCTCATACGCCGGTGGGATTTTTGGCTATACTATGCTGCATATTTTTGTGGCGGAACTATTGGATTGGTCTATAGCAACAATCTTGGGCAGATTTGTGAATCACTTGGATACGGTACCAAGACCAGTTCTCTTGTCACACTATACTCTTCATGCTCCTTCTTTGGTCGTTTACTAGCAGCTTCCCCGGATTTCCTGCGCGA TAAGTTATACTTTGCAAGGACTGGGTGGCTTGCAGTTGCGCTGGTACCAACACCAATCGCCTTCCTCCTGCTTACTCTATCAGGCAGTGAAGCAATGTTGCGTGCCGGAACAGGCTTGATCGGGATAAGCTCTGGGTTTGTGTTTTCTGCAGCGGTGTCAGTAACATCAGAGCTTTTTGGGCCAAACAGCGCGGGTGTAAACCACAACATCCTCATCACCAACATCCCTATTGGCTCACTCCTCTATGGCCTTCTTGCAGCTTTGGTGTATGATTCCAACGAAGGAAGCTCACAAATTCGGGAGAACTTTTTAAAAGAAGCAACATTGTGCATGGGTAGGTCATGCTACAGGCAGACATTCATATGGTGGGGCTGTATTTCAGTTGTAGGGTTAGCATCAAGCGTCTTGTTATTCCTACGGACCAGAGCTGCTTACAATCGTTTTGAGAGGAACAGATGTCGAACAGAGTCCTCCTCTTAG